From Kwoniella dendrophila CBS 6074 chromosome 11, complete sequence, a single genomic window includes:
- a CDS encoding histone acetyltransferase type B subunit 2: protein MAPTEPIEVEDDASDAGDDSQVINEEYKIWKKNTPFLYDTVITHALTWPSLTCQWLPDQTSPPDADYTVHRMIIGTHTSGQSNDHLIIAEVLLPKGGMENSGKEVAEMYDEDKQEIGSYTKSPARIRAIQTINHEGEINRARYMPQNPELIATKAVSGDVLVFDRTKHESKANPNGECKPDIRLKGQSKEGYGLAWSTLKEGHILSASEDTTVAHWDIQGYQKKDPVLQPIRVYKGHSACVGDVDWHPMDPTMFASVGDDRQIMIWDTRDSNVNKPQSRVEGHTAEINSVAFAPSSEYLFLTGSSDKTIALWDIRHPEKKLHSFEGHTDDVLQLSWSPHSPVHFASASADRRVHIWDLNLIGAEQTPDDAEDGPPELLFVHGGHTSKVSDLSWSPNAKWHLATTAEDNILQVWEPSRHIRLPGQGDVNAMDLE, encoded by the exons atggcTCCTACAGAACCCATCGAAGTAGAAGATGACGCTTCTGACGCTGGAGATGACTCTCAAGTCATAAATGAG gaATATAAAATCTGGAAGAAAAA TACCCCATTCTTATACGATACAGTTATAACGCACGCTCTCACATGGCCTTCGCTCACTTGTCAATGGCTTCCAGACCAAACTTC TCCTCCCGATGCAGACTATACTGTTCATCGAATGATCATCGGTACACATACTTCTGGTCAATCCAATGATCATCTAATAATTGCCGAAGTATTGTTGCCCAAAGGTGGTATGGAGAACTCAGGCAAAGAAGTTGCTGAAATGTACGATGAGGATAAGCAAG AAATCGGCTCTTATACCAAATCACCTGCACGAATTAGAGCTATCCAAACAATAAATCATGAAGGCGAAATCAATAGAGCACGATATATGCCACAAAACCCTGAACTTATAGCAACAAAAGCAGTTTCAGGTGATGTGTTAGTTTTCGATAGAACAAAACATGAATCAAAAGCAAATCCAAATGGTGAATGTAAACCGGATATTAGATTAAAAGGTCAAAGTAAAGAAGG TTATGGACTCGCATGGAGTACACTTAAAGAAGGTCATATACTAAGTGCAAGTGAAGATACTACCGTAGCTCATTG GGATATTCAAGGTTACCAGAAGAAAGATCCTGTCTTACAGCCAATACGTGTATACAAAGGTCATTCCGCTTGTGTCGGG GATGTTGATTGGCACCCTATGGACCCAACTATGTTCGCTTCAGTAGGCGATGATAGACAGATCATGAT CTGGGACACACGTGATTCCAATGTCAACAAACCTCAATCGCGTGTCGAAGGTCATACAGCGGAAATCAACTCTGTAGCTTTTGCCCCAAGTTCTGAATACTTATTCTTAACtggatcaagtgataaa ACAATCGCATTATGGGATATCAGACAtccagaaaagaaattacatTCATTTGAAGGACATACAGATGATGTATTACAATTGAGTTGGTCACCACATTCACCTGTACATTTcgcatcagcatcagcagATAGAAGAGTACATATATgggatttgaatttgattggaGCTGAACAAACCCCTGATGATGCCGAAGATGGTCCACCAGAACTATTATTTGTACATGGTGGACATACATCAAAagtatctgatttatcttgGTCACCTAACGCTAAATGGCATTTAGCAACTACAGCTGAAGATAATATTTTACAAGTTTGGGAGCCTTCTAGACATATTAGATTACCTGGTCAAGGTGATGTCAACGCGATGGATTTGGAATAG